The Devosia sp. MC521 genome segment CTGTGTATCGCTTGCTGCATCGCACATGCCTATCACGACGGGTTGGACTGGAGGAGCCTGACCACTGCGAAATCGTCCAGCGCCCCAATCCCGCCGCATTGTCGGATTGCTTGTGTTATCCAGAATGTCTTGAGGAACTGCCCCAACAGCCCGGCGTTAGGGGATTATTACAAGATCTCCACCTGCTCCTGGCGACTGACACTTCGTTCAGACTGGGTTCAGGCAAATAAATCGATCTTCCCGTCATAGTGTTACACACTCGAAGGAATTGACATATGAGTTTCAAGACCTGGCTCCTCACCGGGACCAGCATCGGCCTCTTGGCCGTCGCGCCGCTTCCCGCCAATGCACAGGGTGCACAACTCCAATCTGCAATCCAGTCCTACCTGCAAGCGCAGGCATCGGGCGATGCCGCCGCTCTTGAAGCTGCACAGTCGACGTTGACCAATGAGTGTATCGTCGCGGGCTTCTCTAGCGTCGAAGAATGCTTAGCATCGGGTGGTAGCGCTCCTGCGGCCCCCGCCGTCGATAATGCCGCCGCCGAAGCTGAAGCGGCCGCTGCTGCCGAAGCAGAAGCTCAGGCTGCTGCGGAAGCAGAGGCTGCCGCCGCTCAGGCCGCAGCTGACGAGCAAGCGCGCCAGGCAGCGGAAGCCGCTGCCAATGAAGCAGCAGCACAAGCTGCTGCCGAGGCCGAAGCACGTGCCGCTGCTGAACAGCAGGCTGCCGACGAAGCCGCTGCCGCTGCAGCGCGTGAGCAGGAAGAAGCCGCAGCCCGCGCTGAAGCTGAGGCTGCCGCACAGGCTCAGGCCGAAGCTGACGCCGCCGCTGCAGCTCAGGCAGAACAGGCCGCTCCTGTTGAACAGCCTGCCGTAGAGCAACCCGCCCCAGCCCCTGAGGCAACCCCTGAGGCTGCACCCGCTCCAGAGCCAACCCCTGCCCCTGTGGCACAGGTAGCCCCAGAAGCCGCACCAGCTCCAGCACCAGAAGCTGCGCCAGCACCCGAAGTCGCGCCTGCGCCTGCTCCAGAAGCGGTGCCAGTAGCACCGGGCGTTGACTATCAGGCAGAGTTGACCCGTCTCGTCACCGACTACGAAACAGCTATTTCCGATCTACTGAACGGCGCCAATGCAGACGAAGTGAACCAGCGTCTCGCAGCCATCCGTGCAGAAATCTCCGACCTCTGCGCCGCTCAGGGCAATGGTGATGTCACCTCCTGCCTCGCCGCCTTTGGCTTGGCACTGCCAGAAGTGCCTGGAATTGCCGCTCAACCTCCAGTGGAACAGCCTGTCGAACAGCCTGTAGTCGCGCCAGAAGTGCCAGTTGAACAGCCTACGCCTGTCGAGGAAACCACCTCTGATGGTCAGACTGCAGAACCGATCACGGAACTGCCAGCTGGCATCGAAGCCGAGCAAATCGCTCCGCTGCTCGATAGTGCCAAGGATGAGCCAATGGTGGCAGCGCCAGCCCCTGTTGACGGCCAACCAGCTGTGATTGCACCAGTCGAAATTGCTCCGGCAATCGTGACGGTCGAAACCCTGCCACAGACGGATGAAGCGGCACAGTCCGAAGAAATCCGCGCCATGGTCGAGGCGCCTCTCGCGAACGCAGAGGCAGGCACCGAAGTCGCTGCGACGAACAACACAACGGTCAACCAGACCGTGGTCAACAACTACGTGACCAATATCGTCAACAACGTCTCGAACGTCAACAACAGCGTCACCAACAACACCACCGTGAACGACACGGTGACGAATAACAACACCAACATCACGAACAATCAGAACACCACCAATATCGGGCAGCAGAACAACTACGTTCAGATAATTGAGGCCCCGGTACTGCAGCAAACCTCAACTGGCGATGCCATCGCACAGGTGATCCTGCAGGTTGGTACACAGCTGATTGTGAACTCCATCGGTCAGGACACCAACCGCTTCTACAATCCGCAGCAGGACGAGATTTACTACGAAAATCTCTCCAACGGCCGCACGCGTGAAGTGATTGTCCGTCCTGATGGCACGCAGGTCATCACCGTGCGCAACCGCAATGGCGACATCCTGCGTCGCACGCGCATCACCCCAGATGGTCAGGAATATATCCTCGCCTATTTCGATGATCGCTATGAGGAAAACCTCAACAACTGGCGCGATCCGGGTCTGGACCTGCCTCCGCTGCAGCTCAACATTCCAGCACGCGACTACGTTCTGGATGCCCGTTACGCCGATGACCGTCAGCTGACGACCTTCTTTGCTCAGCCTCCGGTTGAACAGGTTGCCCGTCTCTATTCGATCGACGAAGTGAAGCGCTCGGCTCGTGTTCGTGACAGTGTGCGTAAGCTCGAAGTGGGTAACCTCACTTTCGATACGGGTGCTGCCACCATCGGCCGTGATCAGGTCGGTTCGCTCCAGAGCGTTGCCAACGCAATGCTGGCTCTGCTGCGCACCAATCCGAATGAAACCTTCCTTATCGAAGGTCACACGGACGCGGTCGGTTCGGACATTTCCAATCTCCGCCTCTCGGATTCTCGTGCCGCCACAGTCGCCCGCGTTCTCTCGGACTTCTATGGCGTACCGCCTGAAAACCTTGCCACCCAGGGTTACGGCGAACGCTATCTCAAGATCCGCACCGAAGCTGGCGAACGTGAAAATCGTCGCGTCACCATCCGCCGCATTACGCCGCTGGTAACAGTGGCAAACCGCTAAAACCACCCTCAAGGTCGGCCTTCGGGCCGACCTTACTTTTTACCCTGCGGCGCAGAGACACTTGCGCGCCACAATCGTCTTGATAAGCCGGAGGCAATTGCCTTGGAGTTATCATGAAAAAACTCGAACTCTTTGTTGAAAGCATTATCCTGGCGTCGCGCTGGCTGCTGGTCGCTTTCTACATCGGCCTGGCCGCCGCGCTTGGCCTCTACGCCCTCTCCTTCTTCGGCAAGCTCTTTGACTTTGCCACGAAGTTCATGGAGCTGAGCGAAAACGATACCATCCTCAAGCTGCTCAGCCTGATTGATGCAGCCCTCATCGCCAGCCTAGTGGTTATGGTGATCATCTCGGGCTACGAAAACTTTGTCTCGCGTTTTGACGACGACAAGGACGTTCACTGGCTCGGCAAAATCGACGCAGGCTCGCTAAAAGTTAAGGTCGCTTCGACCATTGTCGCGATCTCTTCAATTCACTTGCTGCAGATTTTCCTCAACATCCCGAAGTACGAAAACAACGAGATCATGTGGTACACAATTCTGCATGTGACCTTCATTTTCTCGGCGCTCTTCTTGGCCTACATCGATAAAATTACAAAAAAAACGGGCAAGGACGACACCCCGGGGCTCTAACCCACAGAGCAAACTACTGTCAGTAGGGCGGAAATCGGCAAGATTTCCGCCCTCTTCACGTCTTTCGTCGTTTTGGAACCAGCGAATTAAAAACGCGTTGAATCGGGGACGTTGAAACAAAGGAAACCTAAAATGGCGACCCCAGAACGTGATCCAGTCTACACCCGCGACGAAAGCCGCACCGTTTACACTCGTGAGAGCAATGGTACCGGTTGGTTCGTCGGCATCATCGTAGCCCTAGCACTCCTCGCAATTGGCTATCTGGTTTTCTCCGCCAATACCGGGCCAGCGACCGTTGATACCACTGCGCCAGCGCCAGCTATCGAAAGCACCGCTCCAATGACTGAAGCGCCTGCGACAGACGTTGCGCCTCCAGCTGCGCCAGCAGCACCAGAAGCGACTACCCCAGCTCCAGCAGCTCCGGCCGCTCCAGTGACCCCAGCTGCTCCGGCTACTCCGGCTACTCCGGTTGTGCCAGCCAACTAATTGATTGCACAGCCACATTAAGCGCGTTTAGCAGACCCCGGCTTGCCGGGGTCTTGCTATTTTGACTTCATAGGACCGCTCCTATTGTAATCCCCGACCGCGCGCACCATGTGCAGTTTTTCACGGAGACGACATGTTCAACATCGACCAAATTCTAAAGACGCTGCAGTCCGACCCGAACCTCAAGAGCAAGGCTCTGACCGGTGCGGCTGGCATGGCTGCTGGTATGTTGCTCTCTGGCGGTAAGCCGCACAAACTTTTGGAAACCGGCCTCAAGGCTGGGGCTATCGCAGCCGTTGGTGGCCTTGCGTATAAGGCTTGGCAGAACCATCAGGCCAATCAGGCCGGTCAGGCCGCGCCAGTGCGCGAAGATGCCTTCATCCCACAGCCGAACACGCCAGCGCAGGAAGATTTGGGCAAAACCCTCGTCCGCGCCATGATCGCCGCATCCAAGGCCGATGGTCGCATCGACGCCGACGAAAAAGAAGCAATCTTCGCCAAGCTCAACACCATGCAGCTGTCCGGCGAGGAAAAGGCTTGGGTGTTTGACGAGCTCTCGTCCCCACTCGATATCAATGCTGTTGTCGCCCGCGCGGACACGCCTGAGCACGCCGCCGAAATCTATGCGGCCTCACTCGTCGCGATCACCGCTGATACCGCCGCAGAACAGGCTTATCTCGAAGCGCTGGCGGTCAAACTCAAGCTTGACCCAGCCCTCGTTGCTGAAATCCATCGTCAGGCCGGCGAAAAGCTGCCTCAGCCGAGCCAGCAGCCAATCGCCCCGCTCGCCTACACCCCACAGTGGCAGCGCTAATATCTCCGATCCAAGAAGGCCCTCTTCCCGAGGGCCTTTTCATTTCTGGCAACAAAAACCTACCGTAGTTACATTCATGTGCGCTCTTGCGTCATGCACCGGCTGCCTCCACTTCACGCGCTAAGGAGATACACCCATGGAACTCGGCCTATATTCCTTCGCGGAAAACACCCCAGACTTGCTCAACAATGGGCATTTGCAATCCCCGGCAGAACGCTTGCGGGATTTGATTGAAGAGATTGAGCTTGCCGATCAGCTCGGCCTTGCGTTCTACGGCTTGGGCGAACATCACCGCTCCGACTATGTCGCCTCGTCTCCGGTCACCATTCTGGCCTCCGCCGCCGCGCGCACCAAACAGATCAAGCTTTCGACCGCCGTCACCGTCCTCTCCTCAGAAGACCCTGTGCGCGTCTGGCAGCAGTTTTCAACGCTCGATCTTCTGTCCAATGGCCGCGCCGAAATCATGGCCGGTCGCGGCTCCTTCATCGAAAGCTTCCCGCTCTTCGGGCTCGATCTCAACGACTATGATGATCTCTTCGAGGAAAAGCTCGACATGCTCCTCGCTATCCGCAAGGGCGGGAAGGTCGCTTGGCCGGGCAGCCAGCATACAACCCCCATTCCGGGTCTGGAAATCTACCCCAAGCCCGCTCAGGAGCAGTTGCCGCTCTGGATCGCCGTTGGCGGCACCCCCAATTCCGTCGCGCGCGCCGCCTATCACGGCCTCAACCTGATGATTGCGATCATTGGTGGTCGTCCCCGTCAGTTCCAGCCGCTGACCGAGCTCTATCGCCAGACCGCCGAAAAGGTTGGCCATGATGTGACCAAGCTCAAACTCGGGGTCTCCGGCCATGGCTTCATCGCTGAAAACAGCCAAGATGCCCGCGACATAGCGTACCCGGCCCATAGCGCTGCCATGAATAAGATCGGCGCCGAACGCGGCTGGGGCCCAAGTTCACGCGCCCAGTTTGATGCCAACACCACGCTTGAAGGGGCCTATTACATGGGCTCGCCGCAAGAAGTGATCGACAAGATTTTGGCTCAGCACGAATGGTTTAAACATGACCGTTTTGGTCTGCAGCTCAGCGTTGGTACGCTTCCTCATGACAAGGTCATGAAGGCAATTGAGCTTTACGGCACGGTCGTAAAACCGGCGATTGATAAGGCATTAGCATAAGTGAGTACGTCTTAAGCGCAGGCCCGACTTAACCATCGGTTAAGCGGGCCACGCCTAGCTCACGCGCATGTGTTTTTCTTATCTCGTGCCTGAAAACTCAGCGAGCCGATCCAAGACGTCTCTCCTGAAAAACGCTGTCACTTGGCTCCCCGCAGTCGCTTTTGCGCTAGTCGGCGCCGGACTTCTTGCTGCCCCACAAGCGGCAGCAGACACCGGCGAGATGGCGGTGATCTTCCCCCCCTTCACCTCAGAAGCCACTGCTTGGGAACGCATCCACGAGGCTGGCGGCTTTGTTGTCGGTCCGACCCGCTTTTCCAACATTGTCGTCGTCTACGCCGACGATCCAGATTTCAAGTACCGCGCCAGCCAATTTGGCGCCCTTTGGTTCACCGCTGCCACTGGCCTATGTGCCGAGGCCTAAAGCTAGTTCAATGACACTTAACAATATTCGTTCTGTCGCGACCATTATGGTCACGGCCCTGACCCTGTTTATGGCGGCGACTGCTATCGTCGTAGAGCTGCTCATGCAGGGCAATTTTGGCACCACAGCGCTCATCGGCGCTGCCGGCATCGCAACGGTAGTAACCGGATT includes the following:
- a CDS encoding tellurite resistance TerB family protein; this translates as MFNIDQILKTLQSDPNLKSKALTGAAGMAAGMLLSGGKPHKLLETGLKAGAIAAVGGLAYKAWQNHQANQAGQAAPVREDAFIPQPNTPAQEDLGKTLVRAMIAASKADGRIDADEKEAIFAKLNTMQLSGEEKAWVFDELSSPLDINAVVARADTPEHAAEIYAASLVAITADTAAEQAYLEALAVKLKLDPALVAEIHRQAGEKLPQPSQQPIAPLAYTPQWQR
- a CDS encoding OmpA family protein is translated as MSFKTWLLTGTSIGLLAVAPLPANAQGAQLQSAIQSYLQAQASGDAAALEAAQSTLTNECIVAGFSSVEECLASGGSAPAAPAVDNAAAEAEAAAAAEAEAQAAAEAEAAAAQAAADEQARQAAEAAANEAAAQAAAEAEARAAAEQQAADEAAAAAAREQEEAAARAEAEAAAQAQAEADAAAAAQAEQAAPVEQPAVEQPAPAPEATPEAAPAPEPTPAPVAQVAPEAAPAPAPEAAPAPEVAPAPAPEAVPVAPGVDYQAELTRLVTDYETAISDLLNGANADEVNQRLAAIRAEISDLCAAQGNGDVTSCLAAFGLALPEVPGIAAQPPVEQPVEQPVVAPEVPVEQPTPVEETTSDGQTAEPITELPAGIEAEQIAPLLDSAKDEPMVAAPAPVDGQPAVIAPVEIAPAIVTVETLPQTDEAAQSEEIRAMVEAPLANAEAGTEVAATNNTTVNQTVVNNYVTNIVNNVSNVNNSVTNNTTVNDTVTNNNTNITNNQNTTNIGQQNNYVQIIEAPVLQQTSTGDAIAQVILQVGTQLIVNSIGQDTNRFYNPQQDEIYYENLSNGRTREVIVRPDGTQVITVRNRNGDILRRTRITPDGQEYILAYFDDRYEENLNNWRDPGLDLPPLQLNIPARDYVLDARYADDRQLTTFFAQPPVEQVARLYSIDEVKRSARVRDSVRKLEVGNLTFDTGAATIGRDQVGSLQSVANAMLALLRTNPNETFLIEGHTDAVGSDISNLRLSDSRAATVARVLSDFYGVPPENLATQGYGERYLKIRTEAGERENRRVTIRRITPLVTVANR
- a CDS encoding TIGR00645 family protein; translated protein: MKKLELFVESIILASRWLLVAFYIGLAAALGLYALSFFGKLFDFATKFMELSENDTILKLLSLIDAALIASLVVMVIISGYENFVSRFDDDKDVHWLGKIDAGSLKVKVASTIVAISSIHLLQIFLNIPKYENNEIMWYTILHVTFIFSALFLAYIDKITKKTGKDDTPGL
- a CDS encoding LLM class flavin-dependent oxidoreductase, which encodes MELGLYSFAENTPDLLNNGHLQSPAERLRDLIEEIELADQLGLAFYGLGEHHRSDYVASSPVTILASAAARTKQIKLSTAVTVLSSEDPVRVWQQFSTLDLLSNGRAEIMAGRGSFIESFPLFGLDLNDYDDLFEEKLDMLLAIRKGGKVAWPGSQHTTPIPGLEIYPKPAQEQLPLWIAVGGTPNSVARAAYHGLNLMIAIIGGRPRQFQPLTELYRQTAEKVGHDVTKLKLGVSGHGFIAENSQDARDIAYPAHSAAMNKIGAERGWGPSSRAQFDANTTLEGAYYMGSPQEVIDKILAQHEWFKHDRFGLQLSVGTLPHDKVMKAIELYGTVVKPAIDKALA